A single region of the Malaclemys terrapin pileata isolate rMalTer1 chromosome 4, rMalTer1.hap1, whole genome shotgun sequence genome encodes:
- the LOC128835737 gene encoding glutamine amidotransferase-like class 1 domain-containing protein 1 isoform X2 — protein sequence MRRQPPPPGPASAMSERPGKAACLIIASAAAGGVSAQSFLHSFTLASAAFNLQVATPGGKLIDFVDVNESNMRWIQDFRMKSYANPAKLETIDGARYHALLIPNCPGALTDLANNGYLARILQHFSNENKPICAVGHGVAALCCATNEDKSWVFQGYSLTGPSVYELIRQPSFASLSIIVEDFVKDSGATFSASKPDAVHIVLDRHLVTGQNENSTVIAVQNLILLCNGRK from the exons ATGAGGAggcagccgccgccgccgggcCCCGCCAGCGCCATGTCGGAGCGGCCCGGCAAAGCCGCCTGCCTCATCATCGCCAGCGCGGCCGCCGGGG GTGTGTCTGCCCAATCCTTTCTTCATTCTTTTACACTGGCTAGCGCTGCTTTTAATCTACAAGTTGCCACTCCAGGG GGGAAGCTAATTGACTTTGTCGATGTGAATGAGAGCAACATGCGTTGGATACAGGACTTCCGAATGAAATCTTATGCAAATCCTGCCAAGTTGGAGACAATTGATG GTGCCAGATACCATGCCCTGTTGATTCCTAACTGTCCTGGGGCTTTGACTGACCTTGCAAACAATGGATACCTAGCTAGGATATTGCAGCACTTCAGCAATGAGAACA AGCCTATTTGTGCTGTGGGACATGGAGTTGCTGCTTTATGCTGTGCCACAAATGAGGATAAATCGTGGGTATTTCAGGGATACAGCCTGACAGGG CCCTCTGTGTATGAGCTGATAAGGCAGCCCAGTTTTGCCAGTTTGTCCATTATTGTGGAGGACTTTGTGAAAGATTCTGGAGCTACCTTTAGCG CCAGCAAGCCAGATGCCGTACACATAGTTCTGGACAGGCACCTTGTTACAGGACAGAATGAGAATTCCACTGTTATAGCAGTCCAGAACCTTATTCTTCTCTGCAATGGCAG GAAATGA
- the LOC128835737 gene encoding glutamine amidotransferase-like class 1 domain-containing protein 1 isoform X1, with product MRRQPPPPGPASAMSERPGKAACLIIASAAAGGVSAQSFLHSFTLASAAFNLQVATPGGKLIDFVDVNESNMRWIQDFRMKSYANPAKLETIDGARYHALLIPNCPGALTDLANNGYLARILQHFSNENKPICAVGHGVAALCCATNEDKSWVFQGYSLTGPSVYELIRQPSFASLSIIVEDFVKDSGATFSASKPDAVHIVLDRHLVTGQNENSTVIAVQNLILLCNGSRK from the exons ATGAGGAggcagccgccgccgccgggcCCCGCCAGCGCCATGTCGGAGCGGCCCGGCAAAGCCGCCTGCCTCATCATCGCCAGCGCGGCCGCCGGGG GTGTGTCTGCCCAATCCTTTCTTCATTCTTTTACACTGGCTAGCGCTGCTTTTAATCTACAAGTTGCCACTCCAGGG GGGAAGCTAATTGACTTTGTCGATGTGAATGAGAGCAACATGCGTTGGATACAGGACTTCCGAATGAAATCTTATGCAAATCCTGCCAAGTTGGAGACAATTGATG GTGCCAGATACCATGCCCTGTTGATTCCTAACTGTCCTGGGGCTTTGACTGACCTTGCAAACAATGGATACCTAGCTAGGATATTGCAGCACTTCAGCAATGAGAACA AGCCTATTTGTGCTGTGGGACATGGAGTTGCTGCTTTATGCTGTGCCACAAATGAGGATAAATCGTGGGTATTTCAGGGATACAGCCTGACAGGG CCCTCTGTGTATGAGCTGATAAGGCAGCCCAGTTTTGCCAGTTTGTCCATTATTGTGGAGGACTTTGTGAAAGATTCTGGAGCTACCTTTAGCG CCAGCAAGCCAGATGCCGTACACATAGTTCTGGACAGGCACCTTGTTACAGGACAGAATGAGAATTCCACTGTTATAGCAGTCCAGAACCTTATTCTTCTCTGCAATGGCAG CAGGAAATGA